In one window of Rivularia sp. PCC 7116 DNA:
- a CDS encoding competence protein CoiA family protein, with protein MDIAKSMFFGGHYVDVEVCNYNSYKELGLKCIECGEEVIVKQGDIRKHHFAHRQENYKLGVEECKLRTQNYISSFYGIRDQIISNKNQRSKILEDYFYYLITIYKSYYVNNFDEKCNKWYEKLKFEIKKKIRNKRIYK; from the coding sequence ATGGATATTGCTAAATCAATGTTCTTCGGCGGTCACTATGTAGATGTAGAAGTTTGTAATTATAACTCCTATAAAGAATTGGGCTTAAAATGCATTGAATGTGGTGAAGAAGTTATTGTAAAACAAGGAGATATAAGAAAACATCATTTTGCACATAGACAAGAAAATTATAAATTAGGAGTTGAAGAATGTAAATTAAGAACTCAGAACTATATATCTAGTTTTTATGGAATACGAGATCAAATAATTAGTAATAAAAATCAAAGAAGTAAAATTTTAGAAGATTATTTTTATTACTTAATAACGATATATAAAAGCTATTATGTGAATAATTTTGATGAAAAATGTAACAAATGGTATGAAAAATTAAAGTTTGAAATAAAAAAAAAAATACGAAATAAGCGAATATACAAATAA